A window of Chitinophagales bacterium contains these coding sequences:
- a CDS encoding TraR/DksA C4-type zinc finger protein yields MPNKKKAAPKKAAKPAKKAVVKKAAPKKAAPAKAAAKKPAPAKKAPVKKAPAKKAPVKPAPTPKKAIAKKPAAPVAKKPEPKKAAPVVVAPKPVAKKPTSSAPDPKSLVSVKPVIKPIVKKETPKPSKVVIPKTTVKTVKKYEPEFTRSVLDTPNMEHTGPTQRYSDADLNEFREIIMKKLDAAKKELNYLQGLITRKDETGDMDEGRYMTMEDGSVSMEREQLSQMASRQITFIDHLEKAMMRIENKTYGICRVTGKLIDKARLRAVPHATLSIEAKQMMNK; encoded by the coding sequence ATGCCAAACAAGAAAAAAGCGGCACCCAAGAAAGCAGCCAAACCCGCTAAAAAAGCGGTGGTAAAGAAAGCGGCTCCCAAAAAGGCGGCCCCCGCCAAGGCGGCTGCTAAGAAGCCTGCCCCGGCCAAGAAAGCCCCGGTCAAAAAGGCCCCGGCGAAAAAGGCCCCGGTAAAGCCCGCTCCCACGCCCAAGAAAGCGATTGCTAAGAAACCGGCTGCCCCTGTGGCCAAAAAACCAGAGCCCAAAAAGGCAGCACCTGTTGTAGTAGCCCCGAAACCGGTGGCAAAAAAACCTACTTCTTCCGCACCCGATCCGAAATCACTCGTTTCCGTAAAACCCGTAATCAAACCCATTGTGAAAAAAGAAACCCCGAAGCCCTCGAAAGTGGTCATCCCTAAAACGACCGTTAAGACAGTTAAAAAGTATGAACCTGAGTTTACGCGGTCTGTACTTGATACACCCAATATGGAGCATACCGGCCCTACCCAGCGGTATAGTGATGCCGACCTGAATGAATTCAGGGAGATCATCATGAAAAAACTGGATGCAGCCAAAAAAGAGCTCAATTATCTCCAGGGTCTGATCACCCGTAAGGATGAAACCGGAGATATGGATGAAGGCCGCTATATGACCATGGAGGATGGTAGCGTGAGCATGGAAAGAGAACAGCTTAGCCAGATGGCAAGCCGTCAGATCACCTTTATTGATCACCTGGAAAAGGCCATGATGCGTATTGAGAATAAAACCTATGGTATTTGCCGGGTTACTGGTAAACTGATCGATAAGGCCCGCCTGCGTGCTGTGCCCCATGCCACCCTGAGCATCGAGGCCAAACAGATGATGAATAAGTAA
- a CDS encoding alkaline phosphatase family protein codes for MKKHLLFYLTFLLLGLSAISQRNGLVAGPMLGPVELREARLWVEVTPQVKAVALRYFKKGEPALAKTKSYKGVLGQDFNPIQLLVGGLEPATTYMYEWWVDGKPSGAKGSFTTKTLWQWRDPAPDFSFLTGSCAYFNEPAYDRPGTPYGKDTSIFLTMAKENSAFMLWLGDNWYTRDVDFAEWGLWYRAHHDRAQPVLRDLLKKMPHYATWDDHDYGPNDIGTNFILKDKTREVFSNYWCNPSYGEDGKGIYTQFSYSDVDFFLTDDRTWRSADEMPDSINGLPNPDKRMLGKQQMDWLKNALRYSMASFKVVVVGSQVLNPVSPFDKLRDFPVEYGELMAFLADNKIKGVVFLTGDRHHSEVIRVERPGTYPLYDVTVSPLTSGTHVFGSAEKNNPYRVYGLDQKQNYGRISITGKTGERILQVNFVGVNGEDYGSWKVSEKELQ; via the coding sequence ATGAAAAAACATCTGCTTTTCTACTTGACATTTCTTTTACTAGGTCTGTCCGCAATTTCCCAGCGAAACGGCCTGGTGGCCGGTCCCATGCTGGGCCCTGTTGAACTTCGCGAAGCCCGTCTCTGGGTAGAGGTTACCCCACAGGTAAAGGCTGTAGCCCTACGGTATTTCAAAAAAGGAGAGCCCGCGCTTGCAAAGACCAAATCCTATAAAGGGGTATTGGGTCAGGATTTCAATCCCATTCAATTATTGGTCGGGGGGCTTGAGCCTGCCACTACCTATATGTATGAATGGTGGGTGGATGGTAAACCATCGGGCGCCAAAGGCAGTTTCACTACAAAAACCCTTTGGCAATGGCGAGACCCGGCTCCGGATTTTTCCTTTCTTACCGGTTCCTGTGCTTATTTTAATGAGCCTGCCTATGACCGTCCCGGCACACCCTATGGAAAAGACACCTCCATTTTCCTGACCATGGCCAAAGAAAATTCAGCTTTCATGCTCTGGCTGGGCGATAACTGGTACACCCGCGATGTGGATTTTGCAGAATGGGGGCTTTGGTATCGGGCGCATCATGACCGGGCGCAACCCGTATTGCGCGACCTGCTGAAGAAGATGCCCCACTATGCCACCTGGGATGATCATGACTATGGCCCGAATGATATTGGGACAAATTTTATTTTAAAAGATAAAACAAGGGAGGTCTTTTCCAACTATTGGTGTAACCCATCCTATGGGGAGGATGGCAAAGGCATCTATACCCAGTTCAGTTATTCCGATGTAGATTTTTTCCTCACGGATGACCGCACCTGGCGCAGTGCCGATGAAATGCCCGATAGCATCAATGGTCTGCCCAATCCCGATAAACGCATGCTGGGCAAACAACAAATGGATTGGTTGAAGAATGCCCTGCGATATAGCATGGCCAGCTTTAAGGTGGTAGTTGTGGGTAGCCAGGTGTTAAATCCCGTTTCTCCCTTTGATAAGCTGCGCGATTTTCCGGTTGAATATGGTGAACTCATGGCTTTTTTAGCAGATAATAAGATCAAGGGTGTGGTATTCCTGACCGGTGACCGTCATCACAGCGAAGTAATCCGGGTGGAACGCCCGGGTACGTATCCCCTGTACGATGTAACGGTTTCTCCGCTTACCTCCGGTACCCATGTTTTTGGTTCCGCAGAAAAAAATAACCCTTATCGTGTTTACGGGTTGGATCAAAAGCAGAATTATGGACGTATCAGTATCACCGGAAAGACCGGGGAACGTATCTTGCAGGTCAACTTTGTGGGGGTGAATGGGGAGGATTATGGAAGTTGGAAGGTTTCGGAAAAGGAACTTCAGTAA
- a CDS encoding YcxB family protein has product MTIQFSYDKSKVLQALRYHFISQKELRLMLILVNVFALTSAALFFFKKVTPLAFLLGSFLWFGFMIVIWFVLPLVIYRKADTFKDHFTLHFGEQEFTLGNERGQRAFPWSTVKKMVESPHFFHLYFDTKSFFLVPKDACEDVVGVRKLMREKVGSK; this is encoded by the coding sequence ATGACCATTCAGTTTTCCTACGACAAAAGTAAAGTGCTCCAGGCGCTGCGCTATCATTTTATCAGCCAGAAGGAGTTACGCCTCATGCTCATTCTTGTCAATGTATTTGCGCTGACTTCGGCTGCTTTATTCTTTTTTAAAAAGGTCACCCCGCTTGCTTTTTTACTTGGTTCATTTCTCTGGTTTGGCTTTATGATCGTCATCTGGTTTGTGCTACCACTCGTCATTTACCGGAAGGCGGATACATTCAAAGATCATTTTACGCTGCATTTTGGTGAGCAGGAATTTACATTGGGAAATGAACGTGGTCAGCGTGCTTTTCCCTGGAGTACCGTTAAGAAAATGGTAGAGAGCCCGCATTTCTTTCATTTGTATTTTGATACCAAATCTTTTTTCCTGGTGCCTAAAGATGCCTGTGAAGATGTGGTGGGTGTTCGTAAGTTGATGCGGGAGAAAGTAGGGAGCAAATAG
- a CDS encoding GNAT family N-acetyltransferase, producing MALKIIDHGTPEYLLMVKLRDDILRRPIGIHFSKEELEKEKENLLIGAFEDESILGCCMLVKESNDKVRLRQMAVLNDLQGKGIGRAMILFAENIARDQGYKVLNMHARKPVVGFFEKMGYQVVSDEFLEISIPHYEMEKAL from the coding sequence ATGGCCCTTAAAATAATTGACCACGGCACCCCCGAATACCTACTCATGGTAAAGTTAAGGGACGATATCCTGCGTCGGCCGATCGGAATCCATTTTTCTAAAGAAGAATTGGAAAAAGAAAAAGAAAACCTCCTGATCGGAGCCTTTGAGGATGAAAGTATCCTGGGTTGCTGTATGTTGGTTAAAGAATCCAATGATAAAGTCCGTCTCCGGCAAATGGCCGTCCTAAACGACCTGCAAGGTAAGGGTATTGGTCGAGCAATGATCCTTTTTGCCGAAAACATCGCCCGCGACCAGGGTTATAAAGTACTCAATATGCACGCCCGCAAACCTGTAGTAGGTTTTTTTGAGAAAATGGGATATCAGGTTGTGAGTGATGAATTTCTGGAAATCTCCATTCCGCATTATGAAATGGAAAAAGCCCTCTAG
- a CDS encoding acyl carrier protein, whose amino-acid sequence MSDIASRVKKIIVDKLGVDEAEVTSEASFTNDLGADSLDTVELIMEFEKEFNISIPDEQAETITTVGQAVAYLEENAK is encoded by the coding sequence ATGTCAGACATCGCCTCCCGAGTAAAAAAGATCATCGTAGACAAATTAGGTGTAGACGAAGCAGAAGTAACAAGTGAAGCTTCTTTTACAAATGATTTAGGTGCCGATTCCCTTGACACCGTTGAGTTGATCATGGAGTTCGAAAAAGAATTCAACATCTCCATTCCCGATGAACAGGCTGAAACCATTACTACTGTGGGTCAGGCTGTCGCTTACCTGGAAGAAAACGCCAAGTAA